The following are encoded in a window of Rosa chinensis cultivar Old Blush chromosome 4, RchiOBHm-V2, whole genome shotgun sequence genomic DNA:
- the LOC112197708 gene encoding pentatricopeptide repeat-containing protein At1g60770, translating into MAMMQQFGRTKSVTKRSSKYVEEALYVWLFKDGGSELSVCQKLNEFIKSRKRVFKWEVGDTLKKLRQRKLYYPALKLSETMAKRGMNKTVSDQAIHLDLVAKARGIPAAEDYFKNLPESSKNHLSYGALLNCYCKELMTEEAEALLEKMKELNLPLTSMPYNSLMTLYSKTAKPEKIPAIIQEMKGCNVMLDSYSYNVWMRALAAVDDISGVERVIDEMKRDGRVASDWTTYSNLASIYVDAGMPEKAENALSELEKKNSHRDLSAFQFLITLYGRTGNLLEVHRVWRSLRLAFPKTANISYLNMIQVLVNLRDLPGAEKCFREWESRCSTYDIRVANVLIGAYAKEGMLEKAKELKEQARRRGAKPNAKTWEIFVDYYLKNAEYDLAVESVANAISIGKGDGRKWIPSHETIKTLMEHFEQTKDVEGAEGFLEILKKAMESLGAEVFESLIRTYAAAGKSTPAMRHRLKMENVEVSEASKKLLEAICVE; encoded by the exons ATGGCGATGATGCAGCAGTTTGGGCGCACAAAGAGCGTGACGAAGCGTTCGTCGAAATACGTGGAGGAAGCTCTCTACGTCTGGCTCTTCAAAGACGGCGGCTCCGAGTTAAGCGTTTGTCAGAAGCTCAATGAATTCATCAAGAGCCGCAAGCGAGTCTTCAAATGGGAGGTCGGCGACACTCTCAAGAAGCTTCGCCAACGCAAGCTCTACTACCCTGCTCTTAAG CTCTCTGAAACTATGGCTAAAAGGGGAATGAACAAGACCGTTAGTGATCAGGCTATACATCTCGATCTTGTTGCCAAAGCTCGAGGAATTCCTGCTGCAGAAGATTATTTCAAgaatcttcctgaatcgtccaaAAATCATCTCAGTTACGGGGCCCTGCTCAACTGTTACTGTAAGGAATTGATGACTGAAGAGGCTGAAGCTCTACTGGAGAAGATGAAGGAACTTAACCTTCCTTTGACTTCTATGCCTTATAACAGCCTTATGACGCTTTACTCAAAGACTGCGAAGCCAGAAAAGATCCCAGCCATTATACAAGAAATGAAGGGTTGCAATGTCATGCTCGATTCATATTCTTACAATGTCTGGATGCGGGCGCTAGCTGCTGTCGATGATATTTCTGGGGTGGAAAGGGttattgatgagatgaagagggaTGGACGAGTTGCCAGCGATTGGACAACGTATAGCAACTTAGCTTCCATCTATGTTGATGCCGGCATGCCTGAGAAGGCAGAAAATGCACTTAGTGAATTGGAGAAAAAGAATTCCCACCGAGATCTTTCAGCTTTCCAATTCCTTATTACATTGTATGGTCGAACCGGGAACCTGCTTGAAGTACATAGGGTATGGCGTTCCTTGAGGCTTGCTTTCCCTAAAACTGCAAACATAAGTTATCTGAATATGATCCAGGTGTTGGTTAACTTGAGAGATCTACCAGGTGCAGAGAAATGTTTCAGGGAATGGGAATCTCGGTGTTCAACCTATGATATTCGGGTAGCAAATGTTCTGATTGGAGCTTATGCTAAGGAGGGTATGCTAGAGAAGGCTAAGGAGCTCAAGGAACAGGCTCGTAGGAGAGGAGCCAAGCCTAATGCAAAAACCTGGGAGATCTTTGTGGACTATTATTTAAAGAATGCAGAATATGACTTGGCAGTTGAGTCTGTTGCCAATGCAATATCGATTGGTAAAGGGGATGGTCGGAAGTGGATACCATCACATGAGACCATCAAAACCTTGATGGAGCACTTTGAACAAACTAAGGATGTTGAAGGTGCAGAAGGTTTTCTGGAGATTTTGAAGAAGGCTATGGAGTCCTTAGGGGCTGAGGTGTTCGAATCATTAATTAGAACTTATGCCGCTGCTGGAAAGTCGACTCCAGCCATGCGTCATCGATTGAAAATGGAGAATGTGGAGGTTAGTGAAGCCAGCAAGAAGTTGCTCGAGGCCATTTGTGTGGAATGA
- the LOC112197709 gene encoding LOW QUALITY PROTEIN: leucine aminopeptidase 2, chloroplastic (The sequence of the model RefSeq protein was modified relative to this genomic sequence to represent the inferred CDS: deleted 1 base in 1 codon), with protein METVGIQARVLIFFMELGMRALCLWWWVMCGQRRLGSGIGGDVMTLVVALVWSSIHGLVFGDRSVQLTFATKEIDVTEWKGDLLAIGVTKKDLRKDQNSKFENPMLKKLDSCLGGVLVEVSTKEDFTGKSGQSTVIRLPGLGSKRVGLFGLGQSAFEGLTFDSGGYNIKTGPGCSIELMKVDMGGSTAVLGAAKAIGQIKPSGVEVHFIVAACENMISGTGMRPGDIVTASNGKTIEVNNTDVEGRLTLADALVYAYGIPHVREMFYHAFNGYMDHAFPLDELRPHSCGGEDSLGGYALTLIDALETLALLGDRESFAASVEWIGKNLQFKINKTVSVFEGAVARGQNVNNIYGLVADELVEEFSDPINGVTSPV; from the exons ATGGAGACGGTGGGAATACAGGCTCGGGTGTTGATCTTCTTCATGGAATTGGGCATGCGAGCTTTGTGTTTGTGGTGGTGGGTGATGTGTGGTCAACGACGATTGGGGTCCGGTATCGGCGGCGACGTGATGACCCTAGTGGTGGCTCTTGTTTGGAGCTCAATTCATGGCCTTGTTTTTGGTGACAGGTCTGTTCAG CTCACTTTCGCGACGAAAGAGATTGATGTAACGGAATGGAAAGGGGACCTGCTTGCGATTGGTGTTACAAAGAAGGACTTGAGGAAAGATCAGAACTCGAAATTCGAAAATCCGATGTTGAAGAAGCTAGATTCTTGTTTGGGTGGGGTGTTGGTTGAGGTCTCGACTAAGGAGGACTTCACAGGAAAGTCTGGCCAGTCTACGGTTATTAGGCTTCCTGGTCTTGGCTCGAAGAGGGTTGGCTTGTTTGGGCTTGGACAATCTGCTTTTGA AGGTCTGACTTTTGACAG TGGTGGCTACAACATCAAGACAGGACCTGGCTGTTCAATTGAGCTTATGAAGGTTGATATGGGAGGTTCAACAGCTGTATTAGGTGCAGCAAAAGCCATTGGTCAAATCAAACCTTCTGGTGTAGAG GTTCATTTCATTGTCGCAGCTTGTGAGAATATGATAAGTGGAACAGGTATGAGGCCTGGGGACATTGTCACAGCTTCTAATGGAAAGACCATTGAG GTCAATAACACAGATGTTGAAGGCAGACTGACTTTGGCAGATGCATTAGTATATGCATATGGGATTCCGCAT GTCAGGGAAATGTTTTATCATGCATTTAATGGGTACATGGACCATGCTTTCCCACTTGATGAATTAAGGCCTCATTCTTGTGGGGGTGAAGATAGCCTCGGTGGATATGCCCTAACTTTG ATTGATGCTTTAGAGACACTAGCTTTACTTGGTGATCGGGAAAGCTTTGCTGCCTCTGTTGAATGGATTGGTAAAAACCTTCAGTTTAAAATA AATAAGACGGTATCTGTTTTTGAGGGGGCTGTAGCCAGAGGCCAAAATGTCAACAACATTTATGGGCTGGTTGCAGATGAACTTGTAGAAGAGTTTTCTGACCCTATCAATGGCGTTACATCCCCTGTTTAG